The following are encoded together in the Capsicum annuum cultivar UCD-10X-F1 unplaced genomic scaffold, UCD10Xv1.1 ctg59587, whole genome shotgun sequence genome:
- the LOC124893436 gene encoding uncharacterized protein LOC124893436 — protein sequence MEKVKVIQQRLKTAQSRHKSYADIRRRGLEFSIGDWVFLKVSPMKGVTRFGKKGKLSPRYIGPYKITKRVRQVAYELELPQELSMVHPVFHVSMLRKCIGDSSRITPIEDVQVTEDLTYEEVPVAILDRQVKKLRNKEMASVKVLWRNNQVEEITWEPEEVMTSKYPHLFEDKEGPKDTEEEH from the coding sequence ATGGAAAAAGTTAAGGTGATACAACAACGGctaaaaacagcccaaagtcgtcataaatcatatgcagatattcgGAGAAGAGGGCTGGAATTCTctattggagattgggtatttttaaaggtatcaccaatgaaaggggttacgagatttggtaagaaagggaaactaagccCACGTTACATAGGGCCATATAAGATTACCAAGAGGGTtagacaagttgcatatgaattagagctaccccaggaaCTTTCAAtggttcatccagtgtttcatgtgtcaatgcttcgaaaatgCATAGGTGACTCCTCTCGTATCACTCCTATAGAAGATGTACAGGTCACAGAGGATCTTACTTATGAAGAGGTACCggttgctattctagatcgccaagttaaaaagttaaggaacaaagaaatggCATCAGTAAAGGTACTCTGGAGAAACAaccaagtagaagagataacgtGGGAACCGGAGGAAGTAATGACATCCAAATACCCTCATCTATTTGAAGACAAGGAGGGACCAAAAGATACAGAGGAGGAACATTAA